The genomic stretch GGTACGATGCAAACGAGCGACTTTAATCTGCGCAATATTGCTGCGATCATATGTCTGTCTCCGTTGTTCTTGGTTaaggaaacaaagaaagacaTATGATTGCAACAATATCGCGCAGACAAAAGTGGCTCGTCTGCATTTAGGATCAGTGCATTCAAAATTAATCCATCataaaaaatggagaaaatttAGATTCAATAGCTAGCCAATGAAACTTATATGTAGCTAAACCTAATAGATTCTATTTCTGTTACGCTCATTTTTACAGATTGCCATAAAAACATCCACAGAAACCTAAACACGCACAGCACCTATCGAGAAAAGActactaaaaaaaattaccGTTACGGAGATCAGGATTTTGTGATAAGATCGCAGTCGAAGCTCCTTTGGTAGTCGACAAATCAGAGGTATTTGCATTCGATGCTTGAACATTATCGCTCTTCGCCGTATTGGGTTCCTGTATTGAAGTCGGGTTCGTGTAAACGAACTGCTTTATTGTTACTGGACCTTTATAGAAGGTTTTGTTACCAAGATGCACGTTACTCGAATTCTTCACGCGCACATCaccaaaatttgaaacatcTGCATTTGGAAGCACCACATTGCCATCGACGGTGGTCACTTCTTGATGTTGCTTAAACACTGCCGGCACGGGTAAGTCTGGTACCCAATCTCCTTCATCGATATCCGTTTCATCATCCTCACTGTCATCTTCTATGTTACTGCACTGCGTAGAGGAACCGGCAAGACTGCCATTTCCGGTGACGTTAACCACGGTATCAATAGAAGAATGCACTATCTCACCTCCACAGTTTTCGTTATCGCGATTTTCAATGGAGGCGTTGCTTATTTGATttgaatcttttaaatattggTTTTCGTCCGTTTGTCGATGCTGTTGCACCAATGTCACCATACCAACACACtgcagaaagaaaaagtaacgTTTAACAcgttacaaaatttgtatgctgacgaaaaaatgtaattacttatcatacattttaattacgttattGTACACTATGAATGTAAGTAGtttaaatatgcaaatgaaaCTATTTTCTTAATGAGGAATCTTCAACCAAGAATGAAGAACACGTCTGATAGATGATAAGTTCATACAATATGattaataaagaatttgaGTTTGACAatgaaataagaataataaaagagaTTAGCGATAAAGATATGTatgtaatagaatttaataattatacatgcTCAAGTTTACACTGAGATTTGATTCAGTCTTATACTTCGACCAATGTATCCCAGTAACAATAAATACGCTAAGTTGCATATaatcatatacatacattctGACCAATCTATACTTGTAAATTCCAGAACATTAGACATATCATTTGACAAACAATACGTATATGCTGTAAATGACTGGATAATCTTTCATAAAATCTTTTGTAGGATATTATATCCTTTGTTTTCCTAACACATTTCTATTCCTAAGACATTTCAAGCAAACATTATCGTTAATCACTTGTAGAATAGATACATATTTAGAAAGTTACTAATCTATGATCAATTTACATAATAGCCTACAACTTAGATCATCAAAGTCATTTTTGAGGTACCGAATagcttaaaatatttatatttacatttgctccattcttttccatttattgaacaaatttaataacaaaacgaacaaattatgttattatcctaatttttcaattttttagttAGTTATGACTAGCTAATAATGGCTTATCGTAATATGTATTTGGAGTGGCGTTAATCGCACTAATGGGGCGAAGATCAATgtatactataaaatttacGCAATCATAAAATACTGAACATGACAAAACTAAAGAATCGGAAGATGTCAAAGGGAAAACTTTTAcaaggaaaattttaataagaaagataaagaagacaaaaaatttgataataacaataataattatgcaGAAAAGTTAACAATGACGAAGAAtgattaaagtaattttagTTTCAAGTATGTATCAAGTGAATCATAATGGAATTACCTCGCACAGATCATCGTTTCCATTGACCACAGTCACTTTGTCCGCGcctctaattattattatcagcTTTTAACATGGCGTCTTTATAGTTGAATTTTCATCAACGCTGCTCTAGAGGAAGATATCGATGAACGGAGCTCTCAAAAATTGTACGgttttcaaatactttgtgCATGCCACTCACTGTACATTTACACACgcgatacatataatatatatatatatatatatatatatatatatatatataaaatttatataattatgaaaacaCGTTCataaagtaaatgttaatcTTATAATGATTCTGTACTGTCGGACACTATTGCCGGTGATACCACGCGCCTCCGAAGGTCGCAGCTGGAACTTCGACACAGTTAAACTCGTGTTTTCACACCCCGTAAAAATGTATGtcacataaaaaaaaattagacgTAATCCGACGCGTCGCTGAAATTTGTAAACGACTCGACTAATATTAACATCCTATCGCTTCGTTCACTGTCTTCGCTTCGTCTCACGTCGTTTCACAACTCTACGTCACTGCTTTGTGACGTTCAGCGAGTTTCACGAAGGACGTGACAGTCGTTAGCACACACGGTTGGAGAAGGAAATCTTCGATACGTCACTGGCGTATATTAAAATGAAGCTAAAGgaagatttaaaaagaagCTGGTGAAATGTTCACGCCCAATTCATCATTATCAGTTAAGCAGCACTTTCACTGTTTCACGAATCTCTTTACGATAAGACACGAGGTCTCAATCAATGAAAACTAAAGCGAACTGATTAAATAGGATTGTCCAGCGTCGGTATTATCTATCCGTGATTTGTCGTCATGACGAACTGTCGATGATTTGTCGACCAAGCTGCAAAATTGTTTGCGATCCCTCTCTCCgtcttttttttcatcgtGTACAACTGGAAATTCTAGTCTTACATCTCGTCGAATTGTAAGTCACTGAAATGCAGAGTTCAACCGTGCAACTTGCTGCtagcaatatttatttttgtaaagttAGATACGATATGATAATAGCAATGAACTTATCCCACTGCGTTTTCCCATTTCACATGTTGTTTGCATGATAATGATGCTTGAAATCAGAGTAATATAGATTATTACATACCTACTGTTAGATTgtacttgtttatttttttatgaattaacACACgagtttatattataatattacacgcaatctattataataatttcctaCTTAACTTTTATGTATCCTCTTATTTGACACTTAAGTCTCATGTTATCTAAGTAGTTAACGCTTcgattatacatgtatacatatgtagcaTAGCAGTTGATAAAAAACACTCATGTTTTGAAGATTATCTGCCGAAATATGCAATATGTTTGCATGTTTCAAAGAATCTTtcattatacataaaatttaaatatatatatgtataatcttgTTATTAGTTCAAGGTATTAAGTaactaaaaaaaatgtttgaaacatatgagacaaaataaatttagttacataacgttttactgtAAATCTTTCTTCCGTTAAAGACATCTACATTACTGGTTTTCGTTAATGTTAAACTTTACCTTACGTTGATATCAAAACATTAATCAcgttaaatacattaaaaacatcttctataattttgttaaaaagatttaattattttatataagcaGGGTAATCATTATTGATTTCTTTGTAAAGTTGATTTGAATAGCATATTCTTGGAGCATTTGCGATAACcgtatgttataaaaaaaaaatttttcatctttaataaaaataactaatATTCAAGACAATCACTAATGACACATGTCCGTCTTTAGAAATAATACATTATACctagtaattataatattggtCGTAAACTTTTCAACAGCgtctttatataaaataaggcttaaataatatttaataatatttattgtatgcTTATCTATTCTCATATACGTAGTATATTTTGAATTAcgaagatattaatttattcacatacaatgaaaattttctgtaatttatttttatatcgtatacagATATTTTCGAATATATCTTGTACTAATGTACAAAAAcattctaattatatatatatatatatatatatacccttaaatataatatgatatttatagtCCGTAAACAGAATGCATatgatataaatgaaaaagatgaATGAAGAGGGCGAAAGTGTAAGAggtaaatttgcaaataagagaaaaaatataaaaccgGAAGTTCATTTTAAACCAATAAACGAGGACtatgtacaataaataataaataaaataaaatataatatttttgaagacATTACAACCAACAATTTACAAACCTTATTgctatttttaacaatttcatcGCGCGTTATGATTGCGTGATCTCGCGGTGAGTTATTAAACTATTTACTAATATTACCTTTGACTGATCATGTAGCAGTCCTACCTATAATCCAacttaaatttgtttttttgtcAATGAACCTTCAAAACAACTTATGTAATCATTCGAAATGAATCTTTTTCTTAACAAGTATATATTTgctcgataaaaaaatattatactgtgtataaatattaatacctaatttacttttctttaTGACTGTATCttgtatctttaaatacaAATCATTTCAATCAAATcacatttatatgtattttcatgtATTACATACGCTTCAGTCGAATGTAACAAGCAAGATGTATTTTCCTGTtttgataatataatgaaCTACTTTTATAACTTGTGTAAATGATATATCTTAATAATGCTTACCATACAATTTGGGCAATGTGGAAATCAACTAGGACATACATTATTCTCAGAAGTATCATCTGATTTGGAATGTGCAAATACAGGTGTATCATATAAGGCTAATTATCAATATTCAGAAGACACATTTAATAAATGGTTTAATGgtatatctaaaaataatgaaCGTTTGGCAAGAGCAGTTCTTATTGATACTGAGCAAAAGgtaataagtaaaatttataacgataaaaGTAATTCATGGACATATTCAACAAAGAATGTAATTTGTCAAGCTGGAGGAGGTTGTGCAAATAATTGGGCATTTGGTTATATGATAAAAGGATATGAATTAAGCGATGTGATATTGAATTGTGTCAgacaagaaattgaaaaattagatCATTTTGATGGATTTCTTTTGTTATTAAGTTCTGCAGGTGGAACCGGATCTGGCATTGGAAGTTATATTACAAAACTATTGCGTAAAGAATATAGTAAGAAATCTATTGTTAACACATCAATATTACCATTTTCATTTGGAGAAGTATGTACTCAAAACTATAATACACTATTGACTTTAGCAAAACTTTACAGTGAAAGtgatatcaatattttaattgagaatgaacagatatataatatatgtaccaATTTATTGAAGAAATCACCTACAAATTTACAAGATATGAATAAGGTTATTTCAGAAAAGCTACTAGCTGTATTTCAACCAGTAGATTGTATAAACCATAacataaattcattattatcaCAGATAGCATGTCACCCTTCATATAAAATAGCAACAATCAAGAGTAGCCCACATATACCTGCAACATTCGCAAACTATGAACCTGTGTATAATTGGAATTCATATATACATCATTTAAAGCAAACGCTTAGAATATCAAACTTCAATTCACAGTTAACTAATGTTGAATTAAAAGTACCATCTAATTCATTAAGCAACATCGCACATCATACATATGCTTGCTCAATATCAAACATTTTGATAACTCGTGGAATAGCATCAGAACAAGATCCTATAGTAACTGacatatttaaagaaaaacatttataTGCAGACTGGAATACAATCAATTGGTTCACTCATTTGCATCAAAACCGAAAATTCTTAAACCATGATAAATTTCTTGCATTGATAACcaataatttccaaatttcttaTTCTTTGGATGCACTTTTAAACAAAGCTTGGAAGTCTTATGTTCATTCTGCATTTTTACATCAATATAAACAATTTGGTTTAGAAGAAGATGATTTTTTACAAGCATTCGCAGTGCTTGAAAATGTTGTAAAAGACTATAAAGAATTGGTTCCTCATgcaaagtaataataaatcataattagTTTTCATAattgaaatgtaataaataaaaagtcaaTTATAAACTTTTTACAACATTCTTTgtgtacataaatttttacttgTATCACAAAACCAAGCTATTTTTCGTGACGAATTCAAATATTGTGTACGTAGGAGTCAAAAACACGTATGGAAGGGTAACTATGACGTCACAAGAAAATCGACCAACTTGCGACGTTGTATATTGCATATTATGTAGGTATAATAGATGTCTACGTCTAAAATGCAACGATGACAAAGACAAAACAATAAATGtagtaaaaaaagataaaaagaaattttgacATACAGAAGACGAGACGTATTTAACAAACCAAGAATGGTTTTCAGTTTAACTTGGAAAGAGTGGAAGAAAGTAAATGAGCATCTTTGTACTACACATCCCTTTTATAATGTGGGAGTTAGGAATAAGTAGGAAGGTATATTCTGCGCTTGTGCGAAGGGGCGGCTGAATCCAAATGATGCAGAACGGAAAAGTTCTGACCATTTCcaagaaataacgaaaatatttccaagaaCCGTAGTCATCTATTTCCCCTCTTCTGTTCATCCAGAGAGAAtcgaaagaataaatttatcgaGAACGGTATTATATGGTACAGCATCactgttaaaatataatgaaacttTGAACTTTATTTGATtaactttaattataattaaactttgagaatattgtgtaatataatttttaaaacatgattatcgatatttaagtatatattaaacgaaaatttaataactaatataTTAGACTATTTAACACTTACAGATTATtttaagatttaaatattttacatatataaatgataaatgaatGAATATTGGACAcaatcaaatttaaatatttttttatagatatatcaatataggacactttgaaatttctaaataaaataatctgttATGGTTACCTAAGATATTTCAAGGTCTCAGTTTTAGACGCGTTATGTAAaggtagaaaaaaagaaaagaacctATAGCGTggggaatactatataaacaACGACAGATGCACTATCCACACCGTTCTCTGGCATCAGTCAAGCGTTACAGGTACAGCTACGATTGTCAGAAACTCGTTTGCTGCCCCTTCATCGCCCCCACTGTATATCCTAACTATTGAGCACCTTTAAGATTAAGTATACCCCACTACTAATCTTTTAAATCTGGCGatagtatgtatgtattgCCATAAAAAAACAAGGTTTTtgaatatgaattaattacataaatctTGAGGCATATGTAATCAACATGGAATTGatctattcttcttctttcataaAATCAAGAAGATAATGTTCCAAAGCTTTAAGTTAGCGATTTTTCATAATGTGGGGTTG from Bombus pascuorum chromosome 2, iyBomPasc1.1, whole genome shotgun sequence encodes the following:
- the LOC132916503 gene encoding tubulin delta chain-like; translated protein: MLTIQFGQCGNQLGHTLFSEVSSDLECANTGVSYKANYQYSEDTFNKWFNGISKNNERLARAVLIDTEQKVISKIYNDKSNSWTYSTKNVICQAGGGCANNWAFGYMIKGYELSDVILNCVRQEIEKLDHFDGFLLLLSSAGGTGSGIGSYITKLLRKEYSKKSIVNTSILPFSFGEVCTQNYNTLLTLAKLYSESDINILIENEQIYNICTNLLKKSPTNLQDMNKVISEKLLAVFQPVDCINHNINSLLSQIACHPSYKIATIKSSPHIPATFANYEPVYNWNSYIHHLKQTLRISNFNSQLTNVELKVPSNSLSNIAHHTYACSISNILITRGIASEQDPIVTDIFKEKHLYADWNTINWFTHLHQNRKFLNHDKFLALITNNFQISYSLDALLNKAWKSYVHSAFLHQYKQFGLEEDDFLQAFAVLENVVKDYKELVPHAK